From one Lolium rigidum isolate FL_2022 chromosome 4, APGP_CSIRO_Lrig_0.1, whole genome shotgun sequence genomic stretch:
- the LOC124707271 gene encoding 11 kDa late embryogenesis abundant protein-like, translating into MQAGKSAMEATKEAAANVGASAYSGMEKARAAVQGQAEKATAHNASDKEAAEVRMRERVRGAEEEKQNAMLANAAAKERASAGTYHPSQGAPGIVPGGAAAGGHVEDGVAESRPVGLATGTGRPSAAHNPHVGSDFPQARGTGGQYQ; encoded by the coding sequence ATGCAGGCCGGGAAGAGCGCCATGGAGGCCACCAAGGAGGCTGCCGCCAACGTCGGCGCCTCGGCGTACTCCGGCATGGAGAAGGCCCGGGCCGCCGTCCAGGGGCAGGCGGAGAAGGCCACGGCGCACAACGCGTCCGAcaaggaggcggcggaggtgAGGATGCGGGAGCGCGTGCGgggggcggaggaggagaagcAGAACGCCATGctcgccaacgccgccgccaaggAGCGGGCCAGCGCCGGGACGTACCACCCGTCGCAGGGCGCACCGGGGATCGTGCCGGGCGGCGCCGCTGCGGGTGGCCACGTAGAGGACGGCGTCGCGGAGAGCCGGCCGGTCGGCCTGGCGACGGGCACCGGGAGGCCCAGCGCCGCGCATAACCCGCATGTAGGAAGCGACTTCCCGCAGGCGCGCGGCACCGGCGGCCAGTACCAGTGA
- the LOC124649089 gene encoding diacylglycerol O-acyltransferase 1-1-like, which translates to MEDSNSGEIDPPPAPPAVHRRPPRPRRGDVTPEGFVAALRRRLSSGAAVAARASFAADSGDESGPAEPSSSHRRAGSGGDASSAGAGGGGGGGSGSGADFTAFSFRAASPVHRKAKESPLSSDAIFKQSHAGLFNLCIVVLVSVNGRLIIENLMKYGLLIRTGFWFNSKSFRDWPLLMCCLTLPAFPLGAFAVEKLAFRNDITDAVATLVHVILITAEIVYPVLVILMCDSAVVSGFLLMFIACIVCLKLVSFAHTNHDIRRLTISDKKDDNAFSTADMDNLQAPTLGSLIYFMMAPTLCYQPSYPRTSYVRKGWLIRQIILYLIFTGVQGFIIEQYINPIVVNSQHPLKGGLLNAIETVLRLSLPNVYLWLCMFYCFFHLWLNILAEILRFGDREFYKDWWNAKTIDEYWRKWNMPVHKWVVRHIYFPCMRSGISKEVAVFVSFFVSAVLHELCVAVPCRIVKFWAFLGIMLQIPLIILTSYLKSKFRDTMAGNMIFWFFFCIYGQPMCVLLYYHDVMNRIGKTG; encoded by the exons ATGGAGGACTCGAACAGCGGCGAGATCgacccgccgccggcgccgccggcggtcCACCGGCGCCCGCCGCGGCCGCGCAGAGGCGACGTCACCCCCGAGGGCTTCGTGGCCGCGCTTCGCCGCCGGCTCAGCTCCGGCGCCGCGGTGGCCGCGCGCGCCAGCTTCGCGGCGGACTCCGGGGACGAGTCCGGCCCCGCCGAGCCTTcctcgtcgcaccgccgcgccggCTCAGGCGGGGACGCCTcgtccgccggcgccggcggcggaggaggaggcggaagcgGAAGTGGCGCGGACTTCACCGCGTTCAGCTTCCGCGCGGCTTCGCCTgtccaccggaaggccaaggagagCCCCCTCAGCTCCGACGCCATCTTCAAGCAG AGTCACGCAGGCCTTTTCAACCTGTGTATTGTTGTTCTGGTCTCAGTGAACGGAAGGCTAATTATCGAGAACTTAATGAAG TATGGTTTATTAATACGAACTGGATTTTGGTTCAACTCTAAATCATTCCGAGATTGGCCACTCCTAATGTGCTG CCTTACTCTGCCGGCCTTCCCCCTGGGTGCATTTGCAGTTGAGAAGTTGGCCTTCCGTAACGATATTACTGATGCT GTTGCTACCTTAGTCCATGTCATTCTTATAACTGCTGAAATTGTATATCCAGTCCTTGTCATTCTTAT GTGTGATTCAGCGGTTGTATCTGGATTTTTGTTGATGTTCATTGCCTgcattgtttgtctgaagcttgtatcttttgcacatacaAACCATGACATAAGGCGATTAACCATAAGCGATAAGAAG GATGATAATGCATTCAGCACAGCTGACATGGATAATTTACAAGCTCCAACTTTGGGGAGTCTAATATACTTCATGATGGCTCCAACATTATGCTACCAG CCAAGCTATCCCCGAACTTCATATGTTAGAAAAGGGTGGCTGATTCGTCAAATTATTCTGTACTTGATATTTACTGGTGTTCAAGGCTTCATCATTGAGCAA TACATAAATCCAATCGTTGTGAACTCTCAACATCCATTGAAGGGAGGACTCCTAAATGCCATAGAGACCGTTCTGAGGCTCTCATTACCAAATGTTTACTTGTGGCTTTGCATGTTCTACTGCTTTTTCCATCTCTG GTTAAATATACTTGCTGAGATTCTTCGTTTTGGTGACCGTGAATTCTACAAAGATTGGTGGAATGCAAAAACAATTGATGAG TATTGGAGAAAATGGAACATG CCTGTGCATAAATGGGTTGTTCGCCATATATATTTTCCTTGCATGCGCAGTGGTATATCAAAG GAAGTTGCTGTCTTTGTATCATTTTTTGTATCTGCCGTGCTCCATGAG TTATGTGTTGCTGTCCCCTGCCGAATTGTCAAGTTCTGGGCATTCTTAGGGATCATGCTGCAG ATCCCCCTTATCATATTGACATCATACCTGAAAAGCAAATTCAGAGATACAATG GCCGGCAACATGATATTCTGGTTCTTTTTCTGCATCTATGGACAGCCTATGTGCGTTCTCCTGTACTACCATGATGTGATGAATAGGATTGGGAAGACGGGATAG